In the Deinococcus planocerae genome, GGCCTGGCAGGATTTGCAGTGGCACACCGGGGTCGGCTGCCAGACCTGCGAGTTTTTCGGCTACCGCTTCAAGCGCGCCGATGGAACGCCGCTGGTCACGCCAGACGGTCGGCACTGCTACGAGCAGGCCGAGGCGCAGCACTTGGTGAAGCGTGTCGCTGGTCTCACCCGTGGCACGGAGCGGCAGCTGGAGACACGCGCGCGAACCGTCGACCAACTGGTGGTCGTTCCTGCGACGGATCCGGTGTTCAAGCGCCACCGCCGCCTCAGCCAGCAGCGCCACATCCTGCTGGCGCGCGCGAAGTCGCTCCAGTCCCTGAAGGAGGCGCGCGATGCGGCAGGCGACCCTGCTCTGAAGACATGCGAGGGTGGCGTATCGCTGATCGGAACCTCGGGGCTGTCGGCCAGCATGCCGCGCTACTCGAACCTCAACATCTACATCTTCATGGACTACGACCTGAGCAGCGCGCTGACGGTGTCGTTCTCTGTCAGGGCGCGGTGGACGACGCCGGGCATCTACCAGAAGATCCCGAACTCCCGGCGCAACGGGCCCGCGATCCCTGATGCCGACTGGGAACTGCTGCGGGCAGCTGCTGACAAGCTGAGGAAGAAGGTGCTGTGGGGCTACGCGCCCCGGGAAGAGGGTGAGGACGTGGCCGCTCCCGCCGATCCCTTCGAGGAACGGATGGCCCGCGACGTCATGGTGGTTCCCCCGCCGAGCCGCCAGGATCGGCTGAGCAGTGAGCGCGACTACTTCCTGAATTTCCTGAAGGTGCTGAAGGGGATCCTGGAGAAGGTCAGGGAGCAGGACAGGATCAGGAACCGGGTGCTGCAGGGTTCCGACCGCAAGACGGCGGCCAGCACCTATCAGATCTACTTCTGGGACGATGCCCAGTACCGGCAGATGAAGCGCCTGATTAGCCGCCACTTCGAGGCCATCATGCAGGACGCCGACCTGCGGGATGTCGCCTGGCTGTTCCCTGCGGAGCAGATGGTGGAGCAGCCAGAACACGCCACCAGGGAGTCGCCGATCACCCTGCTGGCCCCCGTGGTGCAGCGGCACCTCTCGCTGCCGGTGCCCTACCACTTCACCCTGCTGGAGTCGGCCGAAGCGCTCGGCTTCGAGTTCAAGGGTGTCAGCACCTTCTTCCGCGATTACATGTCGAACCTGGTTCCGGGCGAGCGCATCCATGAGTATTGGAGTGGTCGATCCAGCCTCGGCCCCGGTCAGCTCAGTTGGGATGAAGCGCAGTCAGGCATCAAGGCGGCGACCAGGGCGAAGGCGCTGGCGGTGTCGCACCTCCAGGGTCAACTGGCCAGGCGCGACCATATGGAGCGCGAGGGCGGGGGCGAAGGGTTCCTGGCCGCGCAGGCGGCTCCGGAGATCAACGGTGATCGGCCGGAGCTAAGGGATGTCCCCCTGCAGAGCCAGCTCCTCTACCAGTTCACGAAGCTGGGGGCGAACATCCAGATGCTGGAGCGGCAGCAGGTCTACGCCCTGCCGCCCACGGAACGTGTCGATGTCTTCGAGGCGGCCTTCCTGCCGCACAGGTTCGACTTCGGCACACCGGAATACGATGCCGCGCTTGACAGGCTGAACCAGGCGACGGCTGCTGGCCTGGAAGCGAACCCTGACCTGCTGATCTACAGCCTGTCCCCTGGGTCGACGGAGATCAAGGTGAAGCCGGGGGACTTCGACCTGGCACTGTCGCCTGTGTCGCAGCCGCACTTCCTCGACCTGCGGACGGATGACGTGGTGAACGGTTCCTTCGAGGTGCAGCAGTGGCAGCAGTACGTCTCTCTTCGCGAGAGCGGCCTGACGAAGGTGACGCTGGCCGCGCTGGATCGGGACAAGTCTGACGGGCTGATCGCACTGCGAGCTTCAAGTACGTCGCGCCTTGCTGACCTGGAGCAGCAGGCTGGCGTGGATTTTTCCAGGAAGGTGATGCTGGACAAGCTCACTGCTGATTACTTCAGCATCAAGTTGCTACAGACGCTCCAGGGGCTGCGCGGCCCCCTGGCTCCGCCAGAGGATGCAGCGATCGCGCGGGCACTGTACGACGTGGCTCCGACGGGCCACGGGTGCGACCTTCCGGGACATGACTTCATCTTCCGTCCGAAGCCGACCTCACAGGAAGAGGTCGAGTGGCAGGAGGACGTGAAGGAGTGGCTCCAGGCGCAGCTGCTGGAGGAGGGCAGGGATCTCAACTCTTCCCAGTGGAACGCGCTCGAGCGCTTCATGAAGCGTCGCCTGGCTGTGCTCTGGGGGCCGCCGGGCACCGGCAAGAGCGCGACCCTTCGCGCGGTGATCCGGGCGGCCATCCGGCAGGCCCAGGTCGAAGAGCGGACGCTCCGTATCCTGGTGGCGACGTCGACCTATACCGCCGTGGACAACGTCATCATGGAGCTGGTCGACCAGCTCCAGCACGTAGGTGCGGGGGTGGACGTCTACCGCCTTGCCTCTGAGAGCCGTGCAGAAAATATGCATGACGAGATTGCCGGGCTGAGGAGTGTCGTCATCGGCGATGGGCTTGAAGCCGCTGAACTGTTCGAGCGCCTGCAGGAGCCGACAGAAGGGGACGTGTTCATCGTCGGCACGACCCAGCATCAGATCCACAAACTGTCGCAGCTGGATGCACCCGCTGGACGCCGCGGAACTGTTGCTCAGAAGGCACAGCGAGCTGAGGCGACACAGCGGGCATGGTTCGACCTGATCATCGTGGATGAAGCGTCACAGCTGGATGTGGCGTCGAGCACGCTGATCTTCAGCAAGGCTGCACCTGGTGCGCAGGCGCTGGTTGCAGGCGACGGCCTGCAGCTTCCGCCGATCCATGCCGCCGATCCGCCGGAAGGTCTGGAGAACAGGGTGGGATCGGTGTTCGACTTCCTGGTACACGAGCATGGGCTGGAACGGTTCAACCTGGAGGAGAACTACCGTTCCAACGATGGGATCGTTCGTTTCACCCACAAGGCAGGGTACGACAGCAGGCTGCAGGCGCACTCGCCAACGCTGGAATTGCAGCTGCGTGCGCCCTTGCCCGCCACCACTCCGGCGGTGTGGCCAGCGCGCCTGGGCTTCGACCCGCTCCTGGCGGAGCTGCTGAACCCGGAGTACCCGCTGGTCGCGCTGCTCTACGATGACGATCTCAGCAGCCAGTCGAACGACTTCGAGGCGCTGTTGACCTCGGCGGTCGTGGCGATGCTGCAGGACAGGGCCGGGCCGCCGCTGAACGAGCACGGGGTCGTGCAAGAAAAGTGGGATCGCACCTACGACCTCGGGAAGTTGCTCGACCGCGGGGTCGGCGTCGTGGCGCCGCACCGCGCCCAGGGGAGCCTTACGGTGACGCGCTTGGCTGAGCTGCTGCGGCCGCTCGGCGCGAATTATGGACAGATCAGAGCAGCGGTGGACACTGTGGAACGCTTCCAGGGCGGTCAGCGGGATGTCATCGTGGCCTCGTTCGGCCTGGGCGATCCCGACCTGATCGCGTCCGAGGATGAGTTCTTATACGACATTAGGCGCTTCAACGTCCTCGTGACTCGCGCGAGGGTGAAGGTGATTGTCCTGATGTCGCGCTCGGTGCTGCTGCACCTGTCAGACGATCAGGACGTGGCTCGTGACTCCCGACTGCTGAAGGCCTTCGTGCGGCAGTTCTGCACACAGGTGAGTGAGGCGACGATCACCTATACCGATGAAGACGGTGTATGTCATGCCAGGGAAATAGAAGTGCGGCTGGGCAAATGAAGGCATCCGGCGACAAGCCGGATGCCTTTCTGTTGATGCTCAGAGGGGGTGGATGTCGAAGACGCGCATCACTTCGTCCTCCAGGGTAGCAGCCAGGGCCGCTCCATTCAGGCACTCATGACCTGACGCGCGGGTTCATCCCCGAGGTCGTCGGCTGTCGGGGTGTTAAGGTTCTCGTCGTTCAGGTCCGGTAGCAGGTGCCCCAGCCGCAGGGCCAGCCGCTGCACGGTCGCCTCGAATAGGGTGCGGACCATCCGGGCGTTCTCCCGGGCCGCCTCGCCGTCCAGGTGGCGCGGAGCATGGCGGCGGCGTGGGATTGGGCGGCCGGGGTGAGCTGGTAGTCGTGCTGCTCGCAGACGGCGAGGAGGATGCCCATTAGCTGCGTGGCGCTGTAGTCCGGGAACTCCACCCGGGAGATGCGCGAGCACAGGCCCGGGTTGGCCACCAGCAGCCTCTCCATCTCCGCTGGGTAGCCGCAGAGGATGACCTTCAGGCTCCCCCGGATTGACCAGCGCGTCGAGCGCCTCGTAGCCGAAGGTGTCGCGCTCATCCTGCACCAGGCTGTGGGCCTCGTAGATCAGCAGCACTCCACCCGTCGCCTGCCTCAGCAACTCGGCCACCTGCGGGGAGTACCTTCGCGCCCAGGGTCCTGAAGAGGACTTTGACGACGCTTACGTCGAAGGCAAGCCGCTAGTGGACGACCACGGGGATTTTTTGAGCTAAGAGCGGAACGGATAGCGACGGCCCAATTTCTCTCGGGCTCGACTCGCATTAACTTGCCAGTTCACTTTGACTGAGCGAGCATTGCGCTCTTGTTCCCATGCCCGTATCTCACATACCAACTTTTCTTTCGTTCCTAGGAGCTGTCCTAAACACTGTCGCTGCAACACAGCCCACTCCAACTCTGCCATATTGAGCCAGGAGGCATGTTTGGGTGTGTACACCCATTCAAAACGCCGGACTAACTGCCGCGCTTCTTCAGGTGGGAGATGTTGGTATAAAGCGGCTGGGGAATGGGTCGAAAGGTTGTCCAAGACCAGTCGAATCTTTTGAGCTTCTGGATAGCGCAGATGCAGGCTCTGCATCTGCGCGGTGAATTCGGCATTTCCTCGTTGTTCGGTCACGGTAATCGTCCGTTGTCCGGTTAAAGGCTCAAAGGCAACGAAGAGATTCACCGTCCCACACCGCTTGTACTCATAGTCCACCCGCGCCGGGACACCCGGCGCGGGTGGAAGTGGGTCAGCCAGATGTTCCAGCAATTGATAGAACTTTTCGTCGAAGCAGATGACAGGAAACGAGGCATCATAGGGTTTGGCGTAAGTGTCTAACACTTCTTCCATTCGCCATATGAAGTCTGCTCCTACCTTGGCGACACACCAACTCCGAACCTGCCACGGTCTCAGCGCGTTTTTTTCAGACGACGGCGCACCGTTTCGTCACTGATGCTATCCACCACACCCAAGGTGACGAGACGATCCGCCAGCAGTTGCATCGTCCACTTCTCACGACCATTTGGGGCGGCAGAACACGTCTCTGCAATTAAGATGGCTGTCTGCTTCGCATTCAACTTGGGTTGCCCTCCAGGACGAGGACGGTCGTACAGCGCACCCTCTAACAGGACTTTGTCACTTCCGTTCAGGCTCATGGGGACGCTCCCCGCAGTTGTTCCCCGCAATGCGGACACCGATCGAGCCGGACCTCCTCCAGGGTCCGGCTCGCTTCTCGCCGGGCCTGTGGCAA is a window encoding:
- a CDS encoding DEAD/DEAH box helicase — protein: MPRLKKSAMSAFLRSGCERQLRLSLYPGAEQKSLEAHHGVAAPPKPYRRQQSAGLLQQAGYEWQDDKVAELTAAFGAAAVLVKPKKNNLPQPFPLREALEHLQPHQFVIEAQISIPDSFLQAFNLVGLVDEYGLPLLFDERSGKRQEVRPDVLQALRPMSVLTQEEREAEVLEAQQEVGPTGHLTPLEAPDERIRLRVVDIKLSADPKANYFAETVYYSMILAAWLEEEAAVAAEEGRASLSERFVIVASAAVWPGSYADSKLKLATRDAALTGQPLAMEAALEADLTVAPFDVYIPSLDKVFREQLPRIMTTAWQDLQWHTGVGCQTCEFFGYRFKRADGTPLVTPDGRHCYEQAEAQHLVKRVAGLTRGTERQLETRARTVDQLVVVPATDPVFKRHRRLSQQRHILLARAKSLQSLKEARDAAGDPALKTCEGGVSLIGTSGLSASMPRYSNLNIYIFMDYDLSSALTVSFSVRARWTTPGIYQKIPNSRRNGPAIPDADWELLRAAADKLRKKVLWGYAPREEGEDVAAPADPFEERMARDVMVVPPPSRQDRLSSERDYFLNFLKVLKGILEKVREQDRIRNRVLQGSDRKTAASTYQIYFWDDAQYRQMKRLISRHFEAIMQDADLRDVAWLFPAEQMVEQPEHATRESPITLLAPVVQRHLSLPVPYHFTLLESAEALGFEFKGVSTFFRDYMSNLVPGERIHEYWSGRSSLGPGQLSWDEAQSGIKAATRAKALAVSHLQGQLARRDHMEREGGGEGFLAAQAAPEINGDRPELRDVPLQSQLLYQFTKLGANIQMLERQQVYALPPTERVDVFEAAFLPHRFDFGTPEYDAALDRLNQATAAGLEANPDLLIYSLSPGSTEIKVKPGDFDLALSPVSQPHFLDLRTDDVVNGSFEVQQWQQYVSLRESGLTKVTLAALDRDKSDGLIALRASSTSRLADLEQQAGVDFSRKVMLDKLTADYFSIKLLQTLQGLRGPLAPPEDAAIARALYDVAPTGHGCDLPGHDFIFRPKPTSQEEVEWQEDVKEWLQAQLLEEGRDLNSSQWNALERFMKRRLAVLWGPPGTGKSATLRAVIRAAIRQAQVEERTLRILVATSTYTAVDNVIMELVDQLQHVGAGVDVYRLASESRAENMHDEIAGLRSVVIGDGLEAAELFERLQEPTEGDVFIVGTTQHQIHKLSQLDAPAGRRGTVAQKAQRAEATQRAWFDLIIVDEASQLDVASSTLIFSKAAPGAQALVAGDGLQLPPIHAADPPEGLENRVGSVFDFLVHEHGLERFNLEENYRSNDGIVRFTHKAGYDSRLQAHSPTLELQLRAPLPATTPAVWPARLGFDPLLAELLNPEYPLVALLYDDDLSSQSNDFEALLTSAVVAMLQDRAGPPLNEHGVVQEKWDRTYDLGKLLDRGVGVVAPHRAQGSLTVTRLAELLRPLGANYGQIRAAVDTVERFQGGQRDVIVASFGLGDPDLIASEDEFLYDIRRFNVLVTRARVKVIVLMSRSVLLHLSDDQDVARDSRLLKAFVRQFCTQVSEATITYTDEDGVCHAREIEVRLGK
- a CDS encoding IS630 family transposase: MRPWQVRSWCVAKVGADFIWRMEEVLDTYAKPYDASFPVICFDEKFYQLLEHLADPLPPAPGVPARVDYEYKRCGTVNLFVAFEPLTGQRTITVTEQRGNAEFTAQMQSLHLRYPEAQKIRLVLDNLSTHSPAALYQHLPPEEARQLVRRFEWVYTPKHASWLNMAELEWAVLQRQCLGQLLGTKEKLVCEIRAWEQERNARSVKVNWQVNASRAREKLGRRYPFRS
- a CDS encoding helix-turn-helix domain-containing protein, which gives rise to MSLNGSDKVLLEGALYDRPRPGGQPKLNAKQTAILIAETCSAAPNGREKWTMQLLADRLVTLGVVDSISDETVRRRLKKTR